One Hippoglossus stenolepis isolate QCI-W04-F060 chromosome 22, HSTE1.2, whole genome shotgun sequence DNA segment encodes these proteins:
- the ttll12 gene encoding tubulin--tyrosine ligase-like protein 12 — translation MSAEQIAMDGDVDEHFSSFLALHTGALRASGIPHIYWKSLHQKITNEIYDAGEVFGIMQIQQEDDEEDEEENGNNEEKRKDNPIPMIRSKVVVTRASGLEASEPTSVFLVDHAWTYRVDHTRQQLEQIPGLLSRMADLMGVDFHGEVPDPDTVEDVMESMWKYNQTYHLSQGSAEEKVPVWYIMDEFGSQVQHSDQPSCGMAPFFYTHGQVAYTVLWPLQDLQEGDEVTRDYTYGEANPLVRRCRLLPWIPTDLEGVSSATTEPPDSYYEMISRENKEQLPVEIQPYTVPKDKILKVYTVMSQVRNNLTHPQFQLTEEEEEADIIWGYDHIKDFRKLSEERPHVMLNQFPCENIITVKDCLAAVARRVKSGTGPDWLPETFNLQTELPKFIKHYQLRQESGEDNHWICKPWNLARGLDTHITNNLNYIIRQRESTPKVVCKYLEDPVLYNREEVGMVKFDIRYMLMLRSVQPLCLYVYDVFWLRFANRPFLLDHFDDYQKHFTVMNYADGVELKQVHYDEFIPEFEKQNPQYPWKEVQGELFKAFRELFQAASSRPAPYGIGSYPSSRAIYAVDVMLKWSTGDNGERIMQPQILEVNFSPDCTRACLYHPSFYNHMFQTLFLDQPEQCPVTQVI, via the exons ATGTCAGCAGAGCAGATCGCGATGGATGGAGACGTGGACGAGCACTTCTCGTCATTTCTGGCCCTTCATACCGGAGCCCTTAGGGCCTCAGGAATCCCCCACATCTACTGGAAGAGCCTGCATCAAAAAATTACAAACGAG ATTTACGATGCTGGGGAGGTCTTCGGTATCATGCAAATCCAACAAGAAGATgacgaggaagacgaggaggaaaatggaaacaacgaggagaagaggaaggacaaTCCCATACCAATGATCCGCAGTAAAGTGGTTGTGACCAGGGCCAGTGGGCTGGAAGCTTCAGAACCGACCAG TGTTTTCTTGGTGGACCATGCATGGACGTACCGTGTGGATCACACTCgtcagcagctggagcagatcCCGGGCCTGCTGTCGAGAATGGCTGATCTCATGGGGGTGGACTTCCATGGTGAGGTCCCCGACCCGGACACGGTGGAGGACGTGATGGAGAGCATGTGGAAGTACAACCAGACTTATCACCTCTCTCAGGGG tCAGCAGAGGAGAAGGTTCCTGTGTGGTACATCATGGATGAGTTTGGCTCCCAGGTACAGCACTCTGATCAGCCCAGCTGTGGCATGGCTCCCTTTTTCTACACACATGGCCAAGTTGCCTACACTGTCCTCTGGCCTCTGCAGGACCTGCAGGAAGGAG ATGAAGTAACCCGTGATTACACATACGGGGAGGCAAACCCCCTGGTGAGGCGATGCCGACTGTTACCATGGATCCCTACTGATCTAGAAGGGGTCAGCAGTGCCACTACTGAACCCCCGGACTCATACTATGAG ATGATTTCACGAGAAAACAAGGAGCAGCTTCCAGTGGAAATCCAACCCTACACTGTGCCCAAGGACAAAATCCTTAA AGTTTACACTGTAATGTCCCAAGTAAGAAACAACCTGACACATCCGCAGTTCCAGctgacagaagaagaggaggaagctgatATTATTTGGGGCTATGATCACATCAAAGATTTTAG AAAACTGAGTGAGGAGAGACCGCATGTGATGCTCAACCAATTCCCCTGTGAGAACATCATTACTGTGAAGGACTGCCTGGCCGCTGTGGCCCGCAGAGTAAAAAGTGGAACCGGACCTGATTGGCTACCAGAGACCTTCAACCTCCAGACAGAACTTCCAAAGTTCATCAAGCATTATCAACTGAGACAAgaaag CGGTGAGGATAACCACTGGATCTGTAAGCCTTGGAACTTGGCCCGTGGACtggacacacacatcaccaacaACCTGAACTACATCATCAGGCAGAGGGAGAGTACACCAAAG GTAGTGTGCAAGTACCTTGAAGATCCGGTACTGTATaacagggaggaggtgggaatGGTGAAGTTTGACATTCGCTACATGCTGATGCTGCGCTCTGTGCAGCCTCTGTGTCTTTATGTCTACGATGTCTTCTGGTTGCGTTTTGCTAACAG gcCTTTCCTCTTGGACCATTTTGATGATTACCAAAAGCACTTCACCGTTATGAACTATGCAGATGGTGTAGAGCTCAAGCAG GTGCACTATGACGAGTTCATCCCAGAGTTTGAGAAGCAGAACCCACAGTATCCATGGAAGGAGGTGCAA GGAGAGTTGTTTAAAGCATTCAGGGAGCTTTTCCAGGCAGCCTCCTCTAGACCAGCTCCATATGGGATTGGCTCCTACCCATCGTCCCGGGCCATATATGCTGTAGACGTCATGCTGAAGTGGAGTACAGGAGATAATG GTGAGCGGATCATGCAGCCCCAGATCTTGGAGGTGAATTTCAGCCCAGACTGCACTCGAGCCTGCCTGTACCATCCATCCTTCTACAACCACATGTTCCAGACgctgttcctggatcagcccgAGCAGTGCCCAGTCACACAAGTCATATAA